Proteins found in one Choloepus didactylus isolate mChoDid1 chromosome 3, mChoDid1.pri, whole genome shotgun sequence genomic segment:
- the LOC119529980 gene encoding sorbitol dehydrogenase-like isoform X2, which produces MAAAAQPENLSLENYPIPEPGPNEVLLKMHSVGICGSDVHYWQHGQIGDFVVKKPMVLGHEASGTVVKVGSLVKHLKAGDRVAIEPGAPRETDEFCKIGRYNLSPSIFFCATPPDDGNLCRFYKHNADFCYKLPDNLTFEEGALIEPLSVGIHACRRAGVTLGNKVFVCGAGPIGLVTLLVAKAMGAAQGVVTDLSASRLSKAKELGADLILQVSKESPQEIASKVESLLGCKPEITIECTGAEAAIQAGIYATRSGGTLVLVGLGPEMSTVPLVHAATREVDIKGVFRYCNTWPMAISMLASKSVNIKPLVTHRFPLERALEAFETSRRGLGLKVMLKCDPNDQNP; this is translated from the exons ATGGCGGCGGCGGCCCAGCCCGAGAACCTCTCCTTG GAGAACTACCCCATCCCTGAACCAGGCCCAAATGAAGTGCTGCTGAAGATGCATTCAGTTGGAATCTGCGGCTCAGATGTCCACTACTGGCAGCATGGTCAAATTGGGGATTTCGTTGTGAAAAAGCCCATGGTGCTGGGGCATGAAGCttcaggaacagttgtaaaagtGGGATCGCTGGTAAAGCACCTAAAAGCAGGTGACCGTGTTGCCATTGAGCCTGGTGCCCCCAGAGAAACTGATGAATTCTGCAAGATTGGCCGATACAATCTGTCCCCATCTATCTTCTTCTGTGCCACACCCCCTGATGATGGGAACCTCTGCCGATTCTACAAGCACAATGCAGATTTCTGCTACAAGCTTCCTGACAACCTCACTTTTGAGGAAGGGGCCCTGATTGAGCCTCTGTCTGTCGGGATCCATGCCTGCCGGCGAGCTGGAGTCACCCTGGGGAACAAGGTCTTTGTCTGTGGAGCTGGGCCAATTGGACTGGTCACTTTGCTTGTAGCCAAGGCAATGGGAGCTGCTCAAGGGGTGGTAACTGATCTGTCTGCCTCTCGGTTGTCCAAAGCCAAGGAATTAGGGGCCGATCTCATCCTCCAGGTCTCCAAGGAGAGCCCTCAAGAAATTGCCAGTAAAGTAGAAAGTCTGCTGGGATGCAAGCCGGAAATCACCATCGAGTGCACGGGGGCAGAGGCCGCCATCCAGGCGGGCATCTACGCCACCCGTTCTGGTGGGACCTTGGTGCTAGTGGGGCTGGGCCCCGAGATGTCCACCGTGCCCCTCGTGCATGCGGCTACCCGGGAAGTGGATATCAAAGGCGTGTTTCGATACTGCAACACATGGCCGATGGCAATTTCAATGCTTGCATCCAAGTCCGTGAATATTAAGCCCTTGGTCACCCATAGGTTTCCTCTGGAGAGAGCTCTGGAGGCCTTTGAAACATCCAGAAGGGGACTGGGGCTGAAGGTCATGCTCAAGTGTGATCCCAATGACCAGAATCCCTGA
- the LOC119529980 gene encoding sorbitol dehydrogenase-like isoform X1, whose translation MAAAAQPENLSLVVHGAGDLRLENYPIPEPGPNEVLLKMHSVGICGSDVHYWQHGQIGDFVVKKPMVLGHEASGTVVKVGSLVKHLKAGDRVAIEPGAPRETDEFCKIGRYNLSPSIFFCATPPDDGNLCRFYKHNADFCYKLPDNLTFEEGALIEPLSVGIHACRRAGVTLGNKVFVCGAGPIGLVTLLVAKAMGAAQGVVTDLSASRLSKAKELGADLILQVSKESPQEIASKVESLLGCKPEITIECTGAEAAIQAGIYATRSGGTLVLVGLGPEMSTVPLVHAATREVDIKGVFRYCNTWPMAISMLASKSVNIKPLVTHRFPLERALEAFETSRRGLGLKVMLKCDPNDQNP comes from the coding sequence ATGGCGGCGGCGGCCCAGCCCGAGAACCTCTCCTTGGTAGTTCACGGAGCCGGGGACCTGCGGCTGGAGAACTACCCCATCCCTGAACCAGGCCCAAATGAAGTGCTGCTGAAGATGCATTCAGTTGGAATCTGCGGCTCAGATGTCCACTACTGGCAGCATGGTCAAATTGGGGATTTCGTTGTGAAAAAGCCCATGGTGCTGGGGCATGAAGCttcaggaacagttgtaaaagtGGGATCGCTGGTAAAGCACCTAAAAGCAGGTGACCGTGTTGCCATTGAGCCTGGTGCCCCCAGAGAAACTGATGAATTCTGCAAGATTGGCCGATACAATCTGTCCCCATCTATCTTCTTCTGTGCCACACCCCCTGATGATGGGAACCTCTGCCGATTCTACAAGCACAATGCAGATTTCTGCTACAAGCTTCCTGACAACCTCACTTTTGAGGAAGGGGCCCTGATTGAGCCTCTGTCTGTCGGGATCCATGCCTGCCGGCGAGCTGGAGTCACCCTGGGGAACAAGGTCTTTGTCTGTGGAGCTGGGCCAATTGGACTGGTCACTTTGCTTGTAGCCAAGGCAATGGGAGCTGCTCAAGGGGTGGTAACTGATCTGTCTGCCTCTCGGTTGTCCAAAGCCAAGGAATTAGGGGCCGATCTCATCCTCCAGGTCTCCAAGGAGAGCCCTCAAGAAATTGCCAGTAAAGTAGAAAGTCTGCTGGGATGCAAGCCGGAAATCACCATCGAGTGCACGGGGGCAGAGGCCGCCATCCAGGCGGGCATCTACGCCACCCGTTCTGGTGGGACCTTGGTGCTAGTGGGGCTGGGCCCCGAGATGTCCACCGTGCCCCTCGTGCATGCGGCTACCCGGGAAGTGGATATCAAAGGCGTGTTTCGATACTGCAACACATGGCCGATGGCAATTTCAATGCTTGCATCCAAGTCCGTGAATATTAAGCCCTTGGTCACCCATAGGTTTCCTCTGGAGAGAGCTCTGGAGGCCTTTGAAACATCCAGAAGGGGACTGGGGCTGAAGGTCATGCTCAAGTGTGATCCCAATGACCAGAATCCCTGA